AACATTTGCACACCAAAGAAGGAAGGTGGGTTAGGTCTCCGTAAATTGGAGGATTTTGAATTAATCTTCAGATTGAAGAGATTATGGAACTATTTTTCCAATTCTGGCTCCTTATGGGTGGCTTGGCTTTCTAATAACCGTTTCGGTGGTAGAAGCTTCTGGCTTGTCAGGGACTCTCAGCGCTTCTCAAAAACCATTAGAGGTATGTTGCAGCTGAAGCATCTCCTCCCTCAGTTCCTTCGTTGTGCTGTAGGTGACGGTCATAAAGCCTCCTTTTGGTATGATTACTGGACTGAATTGGGCcctctccatcttctcttcgcATCAGCAGGTACAAGACACCTTAGGTTGTCTGATTCTGCCTCTGTTTCTGATGCAGTTCGAAATGGTAACTGGTACCTTCCACCGGCTAGATCTGAGAATGCAGTAACACTTCAGATTGTCCTCTCTTCAACTCCAGTTCCAACTGATGAGAACAGGACTGATACTTACCTATGGCGTGTTCATTCCGGTGGTTTTGGAGTGAATTTTTCTTCTCATGTAACTTGGGACAGATTGAGAATCTCTACTCCTGAGGTTGATTGGTATGATACAGTATGGTTCAAAGAAGAAATACCAAGATGCTCTTTTATTACTTGGTTATCTATGCTTGGAAGGCTCCCAACAAAGGATCGTTTACTCTCTTGGGGTGTTTCTGTCCCAGCAGCATGTGTTCTGTGTTCTAATGGCATTGAATCTCATCAACACATATTCTTTGAATGCTCTTATTCAGTTGACGTTTGGTCTCGGTTCTGCGGCAGATTCATCACCTCGCCTCCACCTGACCTTCCAGCCATTGTTGCCCTTATTGCGAATTATCAGGGACAGTTTCCTTCTCAGGTCAAACCTCTTCTTAAGCTCATTCTCCAGGTCATTATCTACAACCTGTGGCGTGAGCACAACGCAAGGATCTTCAAGAATGTCTCTCTCCCTCCAGGATCATTCTTCAAGAAAGTAGATAGAGCGCTGCGTGACAggctgctctctctctctcccgctCCATCGTCTTCCCACTCTCTGCTCGAGCTTTACTTTTGGTTCATTGCTCCTTATAGTTAGCTTCCTTTTGTTGCTATATTGTATTGTCTCCTTCTTTCCTTATCTTTGTAATAAGTTGCCTATGCAACAttgtaaaaactcaaaaaaagtGGTATGAATTTTAACATTTgcaccaaaaaaacaaaaaaaagaaggttaTCACATACTATAGTGGGCCATTAATTAAAACAATGCACGTAGCGTATCTTCATTGACAATGGATGATATGCACGGCTTCTTCTATGTGTAGGTATGCATACATTTATTTTGAACATGAGTAAACACATATTTACGTATTccattaatgtatatttttttatggaaaAACATTAATGTATAATTTTGCTGCCGTATTCCTATACTATGTCAGATTTGTATTAATAAGAATCatgttttcatatattataatgaaaatttataatCTGATACTAAATCATGCATATATCATacaaagtatataatatatatacgttttttaaccaaaatattataatatatttaaaccaatttaaattatatatttgtttaaatattcCTAATTTATTTACTAATGAAGTTATTTggaatataaaaacaaaattaaagctcaaaattttgaaattaaaacaaCCTCAAatcctttataaaaaaaaaaatgtaacaacCTATTTACTGTTTGGATATTGATTTAACTAACCTTTATCTGCTCAAATTCATTAGGATACCAAGTATTATATACTAACTAATTATATTATactaattcaaatatatattatatgtaaagATAGTCATTATATTATATTCGAATATTTAGTTAGTACAATCAAAATTTGGTATTTGATATTCATTTAATTATCTTATAATTTCTGAAGTATTAATAtactaattaaatatctaacatattatattataatcctatttttatctacagataaaaagttgtcatttaaattttagacctatacaatttttcattaataatatattggatattaaatatataaatctgaATATTCTGTTACACTAACTCATTCTTCTTACAAATTATTCGAGAATCAATAAACATAACCgatatttttaacaaataaaatttaatttcgaCATCTAgtctattaatttagagtccTATTTTTATCTAATGATAAAATgttgtaatttaaattttggacttATATACTTTTccattaatagattagattggatattaaatttataaatctgaATATTCTGTTACACTAATTCATTTTGCTTACCAATTATTCAGAAATCAATAAACATAACTGATACTTTTACCCAATGATATTTATTTGCGGACATACAAAATATCTCTCTATATACGACATACACAATACAATATAGTATATATGAAATCATTTCATCGTGTGTTATGTCCTTTTGCATTTCCCACTAAATCATCATTTAATGGGAATTATGAATAAATCATTTTAGACAACTTACGAATAACATaaacatcaaaaataaattCTTATACAGTATATACTGCTATGtattatcaatattttaatatgtgtTGGTAATTAATAACCGGTGCTATAAAGAATTGGTTTAACTAAGCCATTGTCTATTTTTGGTACATATAAATTGTCAAATAATTAGAGCAACTAAAATAAATCGGTTAATTGTGAATTTCCTATATTGTaatgaataatattattctCTATCATGTATGTAATTAATTGAATTACCATCACATGTTATTTCTAACCCAACATATAATCCATTTATTGttactaaaaattataatagccGCAAATTATGgtcaatatttatattatgtagtTCTCTTCGTTCTTTCCCAATTaagaatttataaaacataaaactaatcaaacaaaaattCTAATAATAATCTATTTCTAGCATATAGAATTAGGtgccattttaaaatattcaagatTGTAAGCATGAAatgtttaaattatgtttttgacaAATACTTGAACACATTCATTCTACCCATATTTATATAGGCcctatttatattaaaaaaaagatttactaAGAAAACAAACAAGTAACCAAACTATAAGCCATACATTATATAttgaatcaaatttaaatttaatgaaatTGTAAAAACACTTCTAACActgttttataaaaatcaatCCCGCGTTTTAAAGCGGGTCAGATTCTAGTTTTATTCTAAACAAAAGTATGTTTAAGAACGAAAGAAAGTGAATTACGCGTATTGGTCCTCGGCGTCATTCCCAACCACTACATATGTACAATAAACTTGTATAATTATTTGTCACAACTCGCAAGCGTCTTTACCAATCACCAAAGACTTCTGTTCCTTTTCTTTGGTCTGTGTCTAACTCCATGGCAGCTCAACCACAACCAGCCATCTCTGACTATATGGTTGCGCTCGTGGAAGTCCTTTCTCCCTTCATGTTCCCACCACGACCGCAAGTATTTGTCAATTTTCGAGGAAAGGAGCTTAGGAACGGCTTCGTGAGCCATGTAGTGAAGGCCTTGAAAGACGTGAGAATCAATGTTTTCATAGATAGCTTGGAGCGGAGAGGAGTGGAGACACTGGAGCACCTCTTGAAGAGGATTGACGAGTCCGAGATGGCTCTGGCAATATTCTCGGACCGATACACCGAGTCCGAATGGTGCTTAGACGAGCTAGTGAGGATGTATGATCGAATGAAGGAAGGGAAGCTTGTGGTGATCCCTGTCTTCTATAGAGTAAGCACCGATGATGTGAAAAATTTCCGGGGAGAATTTGGGAGACAGTTTACGAACACGGTTAGGAGGAAGTTTGGGACTATTGAGGCTCCTTCGGCTCAGCGTTGGATGATTGCTGTCACGTCTATTGCCTCCATGACCGGTTTAACCTCAGAAGTCCACAGGTATTCTTTTCTCAGATTCTATCGATTTTGGAAATTTAATGGGTCTGAATTTGAGAGGAAAAACGAATGGTTATGATCGGTTGAGCTGAAAGGTAATAAGGGATCATGGTCTGACCGGTCTGGTTGGTAGAAAATTAGTCTGTTTAACGGATAAAGGGTCGGTTGGTTCTGATGGGTTTGTGTTTCTTCACTTTTGCACACAGCATTGATAGCAAACTtgtggagaagattgtggaggCAAGTAAGAGGCAACTAGGACATTTTTCTTCCGCGTGTCTGACGATTTATGCCGAAGTTTCCGTAGAATGTTTGGTGGCTTTGGCTGTTTTTATGGTTCGTTGTTATATGAACCCTAAAATGAAACTAGGTGATCCTGGtttgtttaattttacaaatttcTTACTTTACTTTGTTATCCGGAAGAGTTTACTTTGGTGTATGAGCTGACGAGAAATAGATGACATGATGAAGAGATGATTGCTTCTCTGAAGTTTTTTAATTGGCAAGTGTGGCTCTTGTAGAAGCCGGAAAAACCTGATTGACATAAACGAAACAGTAaaagcgatgttaaggaaaaGACGATTCAaaagagacatggagtcgagatataatttctttccttaactctaaatattcGCTCTGTAGTGAGACGAGACTGTACGAATATGGAGTCCCAGAATACAACCATGGTAGACGATCACGCTTCACTCGTGaaatcgccctatcgaacta
The window above is part of the Brassica napus cultivar Da-Ae chromosome C3, Da-Ae, whole genome shotgun sequence genome. Proteins encoded here:
- the LOC106386136 gene encoding vesicle-associated protein 1-4-like — its product is MAAQPQPAISDYMVALVEVLSPFMFPPRPQVFVNFRGKELRNGFVSHVVKALKDVRINVFIDSLERRGVETLEHLLKRIDESEMALAIFSDRYTESEWCLDELVRMYDRMKEGKLVVIPVFYRVSTDDVKNFRGEFGRQFTNTVRRKFGTIEAPSAQRWMIAVTSIASMTGLTSEVHSIDSKLVEKIVEASKRQLGHFSSACLTIYAEVSVECLVALAVFMVRCYMNPKMKLGDPGLFNFTNFLLYFVIRKSLLWCMS